One Fibrobacter sp. UWB16 DNA window includes the following coding sequences:
- the recA gene encoding recombinase RecA: MAKKTTTPTSNLSSEKAKAVEAAIAQIEKNYGKGSIMALGQQPVEDIPVIPTGCIQLDMALGVGGFPRGRIIEIYGPESSGKTTLALHAIAEAQKLGGVAAFIDAEHAFDAVYARKLGVDIESLLVSQPDTGEQALDIAETLVRSGAIDIIVVDSVAALVPQAEINGEMGDNHVGLQARLMSQALRKLTGILSKSNTCMLFINQLRMKIGVMFGNPETTTGGNALKFYATQRIDIRRIAAIKNGEEVIGNRTRVKIVKNKVAAPFTQCEFDILYGVGISREASILDLACELDIIQKSGSWFSYNNERIGQGRENTRLFLKDNTDLCNEIEQKIRESMKDVELFKLGENDAVDLGEDGDEASIQEDA, translated from the coding sequence ATGGCTAAGAAAACTACAACCCCTACTAGCAACCTTTCCAGCGAAAAAGCAAAAGCAGTCGAGGCGGCTATCGCCCAGATCGAAAAGAATTACGGTAAAGGTTCCATCATGGCCCTCGGTCAACAGCCGGTCGAAGATATCCCGGTCATTCCGACGGGTTGCATTCAGCTCGACATGGCACTTGGCGTAGGCGGTTTCCCTCGCGGACGTATCATTGAAATTTATGGACCGGAATCTTCCGGTAAGACAACGCTTGCTCTGCATGCTATTGCAGAAGCTCAGAAGCTTGGCGGCGTTGCAGCCTTCATCGACGCAGAACACGCTTTTGATGCGGTTTATGCTCGTAAGCTCGGTGTCGATATCGAATCGCTCCTCGTGTCCCAGCCGGATACCGGCGAGCAGGCTCTCGACATTGCCGAAACGCTCGTACGTTCTGGCGCTATCGACATCATTGTTGTGGACTCGGTGGCAGCCCTTGTGCCGCAGGCCGAAATCAACGGTGAAATGGGGGATAACCACGTGGGTCTTCAGGCTCGACTCATGTCCCAGGCTCTCCGCAAGCTTACCGGCATTCTCTCCAAGTCGAACACCTGCATGTTGTTCATCAACCAGCTCCGTATGAAGATTGGCGTGATGTTTGGCAACCCGGAAACGACCACCGGCGGTAATGCCTTGAAGTTCTATGCGACCCAGCGTATTGACATCCGCCGTATCGCCGCTATCAAGAACGGTGAAGAAGTTATCGGTAACCGTACTCGCGTGAAGATCGTGAAGAACAAGGTCGCTGCTCCGTTTACTCAGTGCGAATTCGACATTCTTTACGGTGTGGGTATTTCTCGTGAAGCCTCCATTCTCGACCTTGCCTGCGAACTGGACATCATTCAGAAGAGCGGTTCTTGGTTCAGCTACAACAACGAACGCATCGGTCAGGGCCGTGAAAATACTCGCCTTTTCTTGAAGGACAATACGGACCTCTGCAACGAAATTGAACAGAAAATTCGTGAAAGCATGAAGGATGTGGAGCTCTTCAAGCTCGGTGAAAACGATGCCGTCGATCTTGGTGAAGACGGTGATGAAGCAAGCATTCAAGAAGACGCTTAG